From Burkholderia sp. WP9, a single genomic window includes:
- a CDS encoding SDR family oxidoreductase, producing MTQRLAGKTALITAAGQGIGLATAELFAREGARVIATDIRIDGLAGKPVDARKLDVRDNAAIKALAAELGAIDVLFNCAGFVHAGNILECSEEDWDFAFDLNAKAMYRTIRAFLPAMLDNGGGSIINMSSAASSVKGVPNRFAYSASKAAVIGLTKSVAADFITRGVRCNAICPGTVASPSLEQRIVDQAQAQGATLDAVQAAFVARQPMGRIGKPEEIAALALYLASDESSFTTGHAHVIDGGWSN from the coding sequence ATGACACAAAGACTGGCCGGCAAGACGGCCCTGATCACGGCGGCAGGACAAGGCATCGGACTCGCCACCGCCGAACTCTTCGCACGCGAAGGCGCGCGTGTGATCGCCACTGACATCCGCATCGACGGACTTGCCGGCAAGCCGGTCGACGCCCGCAAGCTCGACGTGCGCGACAACGCGGCGATCAAGGCGCTGGCCGCCGAACTGGGCGCGATCGACGTGCTGTTCAACTGCGCGGGCTTCGTGCATGCGGGCAACATTCTCGAATGCAGCGAAGAGGATTGGGACTTCGCGTTCGACCTGAACGCGAAGGCGATGTACCGCACGATCCGCGCGTTCCTGCCCGCCATGCTGGACAACGGCGGCGGTTCGATCATCAATATGTCGTCGGCGGCGTCGAGCGTGAAGGGCGTGCCGAACCGCTTCGCGTACAGCGCCTCCAAGGCCGCGGTGATCGGGCTGACCAAATCCGTTGCTGCCGACTTCATCACGCGTGGTGTACGCTGTAACGCGATCTGCCCGGGCACTGTGGCTTCGCCGTCGCTCGAACAGCGGATCGTCGACCAGGCTCAGGCACAGGGCGCGACGCTGGACGCCGTGCAGGCGGCTTTCGTCGCGCGTCAGCCGATGGGCCGTATCGGCAAGCCGGAAGAGATCGCCGCATTGGCGCTGTATCTCGCGTCCGACGAATCGTCGTTCACCACGGGCCACGCGCATGTGATCGACGGCGGCTGGTCGAACTGA
- a CDS encoding PaaI family thioesterase, whose protein sequence is MTDLLDRARGALHAQPFSMLLGAELMHTGTNELTLSLPIRDELRQQHGFVHGGVISYLVDNALTFAGALLLGPKVVTGEYKINYLRPAINGTLIARAKVVYAGQHQATCQCNVFVMEGNREKLIAVAQGTVNRISESGEHEHGN, encoded by the coding sequence ATGACCGACCTCCTCGACCGGGCGCGCGGCGCACTGCATGCCCAGCCGTTCAGCATGCTGTTGGGCGCAGAGTTGATGCACACGGGCACCAACGAACTCACGCTGAGTCTGCCGATCCGCGACGAGTTGCGGCAACAGCACGGCTTCGTGCATGGCGGCGTCATCAGCTATCTCGTCGACAATGCACTGACGTTCGCCGGTGCGCTGCTACTCGGGCCCAAAGTCGTGACCGGGGAATACAAGATCAATTACCTGCGCCCGGCCATCAACGGCACGCTGATCGCGCGCGCAAAGGTCGTCTACGCGGGCCAGCATCAGGCCACCTGCCAATGCAACGTGTTCGTGATGGAAGGCAACCGCGAAAAGCTGATTGCCGTCGCGCAGGGCACCGTGAACCGGATCAGCGAAAGCGGCGAACACGAACACGGCAACTGA
- a CDS encoding pyridoxal-dependent decarboxylase: MDELALATDADQRAHAYLAGIGKRQVFPDAAALQQLADFDEAFPQHGHAPADVLRLLDESGSPGTVASNDPRYYGFVIGAVLPAAAAAERLMGAWDQCASTFDNSPVAATIEKIAARWVLDALDLPREAAIGFGTSATACTLVCIAAARRALLARKGWDFDNDGLDGAPPVRVVISEMAHITVKKALRVLGFGMKRVIAAPVDAHGRIDPAQLPPLDDMTIFCVQAGEVNTGEFDPFAEVIPRAKAAGAWVHVDGAFGLWARASSKRALTEGIDGADSWTTDGHKWLNTPYDGAMAICRDARAISAAMNSDAVYLSGAHDAQKNLNLEFSRRARGIPIWAALRSLGRSGVQEMVDRHCAQASRIAEGLRAAGFEVLNRVVLNQVLVRAKTDAQTVAIREAAQASGETWFGQTVWQGRPAFRISVSSWRTEDKHVDQLVALLARLLAEQRA; encoded by the coding sequence ATGGACGAACTCGCACTTGCCACCGACGCGGACCAGCGCGCGCACGCTTACCTTGCCGGTATCGGCAAACGCCAGGTGTTTCCAGACGCGGCCGCGCTTCAGCAACTCGCGGACTTCGATGAAGCCTTCCCGCAACACGGCCACGCGCCCGCCGACGTACTGCGCCTGCTCGACGAAAGCGGATCGCCCGGCACGGTCGCGTCGAACGATCCGCGCTACTACGGCTTCGTGATCGGCGCGGTGTTGCCGGCCGCGGCGGCGGCCGAACGTTTGATGGGCGCGTGGGACCAGTGCGCGTCGACCTTCGACAACTCGCCGGTCGCGGCCACCATCGAGAAGATCGCGGCGCGCTGGGTGCTCGACGCGCTCGATTTGCCGCGCGAAGCGGCGATCGGCTTCGGCACCAGCGCGACGGCGTGCACGCTCGTGTGCATCGCGGCCGCGCGGCGCGCGCTGCTCGCACGCAAGGGTTGGGATTTCGACAACGACGGCCTGGACGGCGCGCCGCCGGTGCGCGTCGTGATCTCCGAGATGGCGCATATCACCGTGAAAAAGGCGTTGCGCGTGCTCGGCTTCGGCATGAAGCGCGTGATCGCCGCGCCCGTGGATGCGCATGGCCGCATCGATCCCGCGCAGTTGCCGCCGCTCGACGACATGACGATCTTCTGCGTGCAAGCCGGCGAAGTGAACACCGGCGAATTCGATCCGTTCGCGGAAGTGATTCCTCGCGCCAAGGCGGCCGGCGCGTGGGTCCACGTGGATGGCGCGTTCGGCCTGTGGGCGCGCGCCTCGTCGAAACGGGCGCTGACCGAGGGCATCGACGGCGCGGATAGCTGGACCACCGACGGCCACAAGTGGCTCAACACACCGTACGACGGCGCAATGGCGATCTGCCGCGACGCGCGCGCGATCTCGGCGGCGATGAACAGTGACGCGGTCTATCTGAGCGGCGCGCATGACGCGCAGAAGAATTTGAACCTGGAGTTCTCGCGCCGCGCGCGCGGCATTCCAATTTGGGCCGCCTTGCGTTCGCTCGGGCGCAGCGGCGTGCAGGAGATGGTCGACCGGCATTGCGCGCAGGCTTCGCGAATTGCCGAAGGTCTGCGCGCCGCCGGCTTCGAGGTGTTGAACCGTGTCGTGCTGAACCAGGTGCTGGTGCGAGCGAAGACCGACGCGCAGACCGTCGCGATTCGCGAAGCGGCGCAGGCGTCGGGCGAAACGTGGTTCGGTCAGACTGTCTGGCAAGGCCGGCCGGCGTTTCGCATCAGCGTGTCGTCGTGGCGCACGGAAGACAAGCACGTCGATCAGTTGGTGGCGTTGCTTGCGCGTTTGCTCGCCGAGCAGCGCGCCTGA
- a CDS encoding MgtC/SapB family protein, whose product MLGNFELIARLGLAAALGSVIGFERERLSWAAGLRTHMLVCVGSTLIMIVSAYGFAEVLGGEHVVLDPSRMAAQVVSGIGFLGAGSILLRGEIVCGLTTAASLWSVAAIGLAVGGGLYTASIAATIIILIILAGIKPLERRFITVKQRRQLTMIVDRGTMTFHSLHDELGAASPRVKQFVMQQSEDAPECDEVMITLHRVSNTEYEAICGRLRQLHGVKQFRQDDATS is encoded by the coding sequence ATGTTGGGGAATTTCGAACTCATCGCCCGTCTGGGGCTGGCCGCGGCGCTCGGCAGTGTCATCGGCTTCGAGCGGGAGCGGCTTTCGTGGGCCGCGGGTCTACGAACGCACATGCTCGTGTGCGTCGGTTCGACGCTCATCATGATCGTCTCGGCCTACGGTTTTGCCGAAGTGCTGGGCGGGGAGCACGTGGTGCTCGACCCGTCGCGGATGGCCGCGCAGGTCGTGTCGGGCATCGGCTTTCTCGGCGCGGGTTCGATCCTGCTGCGCGGCGAGATCGTGTGCGGCCTGACGACGGCGGCGAGCCTCTGGTCGGTCGCCGCCATCGGGCTGGCGGTGGGCGGCGGGCTGTACACCGCGTCGATCGCGGCGACCATCATCATTCTGATCATCCTTGCCGGCATCAAGCCGCTCGAGCGCCGCTTCATCACGGTCAAGCAGCGGCGCCAACTGACGATGATCGTCGATCGCGGCACTATGACGTTCCACTCGCTGCACGACGAACTCGGCGCCGCAAGCCCGCGCGTCAAACAGTTCGTGATGCAGCAAAGCGAGGACGCGCCCGAATGCGACGAGGTGATGATCACCTTGCATCGCGTGTCGAATACGGAATATGAGGCGATCTGCGGCCGCTTGCGACAACTGCACGGCGTGAAGCAGTTCCGGCAGGACGACGCGACTTCGTGA
- a CDS encoding AGE family epimerase/isomerase has translation MQSTNPSAASTIALAKRLRDHFTGVVLPMWRGPGFNAALKLPYEAVSAEGHQPLPAERYRAMACARQLFVFSQAGDEAHAQVLFDSLTRTFQDTRHGGWFFSVDPQGAPLDTTKDLYTHAFVVFACAEFGRRSGNPDALELVHRTSAVIQSNFAAEGDLFNAALTADFAGVTGTPIQNPLMHLTEAWLAAREATHDNAFDAALRRLAGAVARHFLHAPTGCIAELPIGAAENRLEPGHQFEWFWLVKQAGAVFEGSGLAEAMPRAFSFAQQHGVDRETGGVCASLDETGRVKDATQRIWAQTEYLRALASQDEQTALAALPRQIERFQQRFLRPQGWFECKTPAGEVARADMPSTTPYHLATAYEALPA, from the coding sequence ATGCAGAGCACGAACCCTTCCGCCGCTTCCACCATCGCCCTCGCGAAGAGGCTGCGCGACCACTTCACAGGCGTGGTGCTGCCCATGTGGCGGGGCCCGGGATTCAACGCCGCACTGAAGCTGCCCTACGAAGCGGTTAGCGCTGAAGGCCATCAGCCGCTACCTGCCGAGCGTTACCGGGCCATGGCCTGCGCGCGGCAATTGTTCGTCTTCTCCCAGGCGGGCGACGAAGCTCACGCGCAAGTGCTGTTCGATTCGTTGACGCGTACCTTTCAGGACACCCGCCACGGCGGATGGTTCTTCAGCGTCGATCCGCAAGGCGCACCGCTCGACACCACCAAGGATCTATACACGCACGCATTCGTCGTGTTTGCCTGCGCGGAATTTGGCCGGCGCTCCGGCAATCCCGACGCGCTGGAGCTCGTGCATCGCACGTCGGCGGTGATCCAGTCGAACTTCGCCGCCGAAGGCGATCTGTTCAACGCCGCGCTGACCGCGGACTTCGCCGGCGTGACGGGCACGCCGATCCAGAATCCTTTGATGCACCTGACCGAAGCCTGGCTGGCCGCTCGCGAAGCCACGCACGACAACGCTTTCGACGCCGCATTGCGGCGCCTCGCCGGCGCGGTCGCCCGTCACTTCCTGCACGCGCCTACGGGTTGCATCGCGGAACTGCCGATCGGTGCGGCCGAGAACCGTCTGGAACCCGGTCATCAGTTCGAATGGTTCTGGCTGGTCAAGCAGGCGGGCGCCGTGTTCGAAGGTTCCGGTCTTGCCGAAGCGATGCCACGAGCGTTCAGCTTCGCGCAGCAACATGGGGTGGACCGGGAGACAGGCGGCGTGTGCGCCTCGCTTGATGAAACCGGGCGGGTGAAGGACGCGACCCAGCGGATCTGGGCGCAAACCGAGTATCTGCGTGCGCTGGCAAGCCAGGACGAACAGACGGCGCTCGCCGCGCTGCCCCGGCAAATCGAACGGTTCCAACAACGCTTCCTGCGTCCGCAGGGCTGGTTCGAGTGCAAAACGCCGGCCGGTGAGGTGGCCCGGGCAGACATGCCGTCGACCACGCCTTACCACCTGGCGACCGCCTATGAGGCCTTGCCGGCGTAA
- a CDS encoding ureidoglycolate lyase, with product MKLLRYGPKGQEKPGLLDAQGKIRDLSKVVADIDGAALTDEGLARLRALDPASLPLVEGNPRMGPCVGKIGKFICIGLNYADHAAESNLPVPAEPVIFNKWTSAISGPNDDVEIPRGSKKTDWEVELGVVIGKPAKYIDEANALDYVAGYCVINDVSEREWQIEKGGTWDKGKGFDTFGPIGPWVVTRDEVADPQNLSLWLEVDGHRYQNGSTKTMVFGVAKLVSYVSQCMSLQPGDVISTGTPPGVGMGVKPNPVYLKPGQTIRLGIEGLGEQTQKTYAAE from the coding sequence ATGAAACTGCTTCGTTATGGGCCGAAGGGCCAGGAAAAGCCGGGCTTGCTCGACGCACAAGGCAAGATTCGCGATCTGTCGAAAGTGGTCGCCGATATCGACGGCGCCGCGCTAACCGACGAAGGTCTCGCCAGGCTGCGCGCGCTCGATCCGGCCTCGCTGCCGCTGGTCGAAGGCAATCCGCGCATGGGTCCGTGCGTCGGCAAGATCGGCAAGTTCATCTGTATCGGCTTGAATTACGCGGATCACGCGGCGGAATCGAATCTGCCGGTGCCGGCCGAACCGGTCATCTTCAACAAGTGGACGAGCGCGATCAGCGGCCCGAACGACGACGTGGAAATTCCGCGCGGCTCGAAGAAGACCGATTGGGAAGTGGAACTCGGCGTGGTGATCGGCAAGCCGGCGAAATATATCGACGAAGCCAACGCGCTCGATTACGTCGCCGGTTACTGCGTGATCAACGACGTGTCGGAACGCGAATGGCAGATCGAAAAGGGCGGCACGTGGGACAAAGGCAAGGGCTTCGACACGTTCGGCCCGATCGGCCCGTGGGTGGTGACGCGCGATGAAGTCGCCGACCCGCAGAACCTGAGCCTGTGGCTCGAAGTGGACGGCCATCGCTATCAGAACGGCAGCACCAAGACGATGGTGTTCGGCGTCGCGAAGCTGGTCTCGTACGTATCGCAGTGCATGAGCCTGCAACCGGGCGACGTGATTTCGACCGGCACGCCGCCGGGCGTCGGCATGGGCGTGAAGCCGAATCCGGTGTACCTGAAGCCGGGCCAGACGATTCGCCTGGGAATTGAAGGTCTGGGCGAGCAAACGCAGAAGACCTACGCGGCGGAGTAA
- a CDS encoding cold-shock protein has protein sequence MATGTVKWFNDAKGFGFITPDDGGEDLFAHFSEVQGSGFKSLQENQKVTFEVKQGPKGKQAANIQPA, from the coding sequence ATGGCAACAGGTACTGTGAAGTGGTTTAACGATGCAAAGGGCTTTGGCTTCATCACGCCGGACGACGGCGGCGAAGACCTGTTCGCGCACTTTTCGGAAGTTCAAGGCAGCGGCTTCAAGTCCCTGCAGGAAAACCAAAAAGTGACGTTTGAAGTTAAGCAAGGCCCGAAGGGCAAGCAAGCTGCGAACATCCAGCCGGCCTAA
- a CDS encoding methyl-accepting chemotaxis protein encodes MFSKIKVASGLLCVLAAFCVFQLVTVGLGFWSLTRTHDDVNDLSNIALKQVDAVNETTQHLMDARINLSRAGTRMVRGGSEPTDIVQHAREQLTAADQSFAAFMSAPKTGDENGARAAALAERYKKLHDALAELVQFLDANNIQAFLDQPTQSFQDAYLGESHNFVQFGNAASRASLDSIDTRMATFRAVSIVILLALVAGTFAVYAALRRGVVAPLEEAGRHFDRIAQGRLDQPIAARGTNEIGRLFSGLAKMQASVARTVQTVRESADSIHLGADEIATGNADLSARTESQAASLEETASSMEELTATVRQNAEHAREANALAETALEATSRGSEVVNEVVDKMRGIAQSSDKIAEIISVIDGIAFQTNILALNAAVEAARAGEQGRGFAVVAGEVRGLAQRSAQSAKEIKTLISESVAEIQGGSALVEHAGEAMSNVSASISRVTQMMAEISASSLEQSTGIEQVNQAVVQMDEMTQQNAALVEQAAAAAASLHQQTQQLKQAVSVFEISESVLRTQQFDEARGPSADFSLSGMRAI; translated from the coding sequence ATGTTCAGCAAGATCAAGGTCGCATCCGGCCTGTTGTGTGTTCTGGCCGCATTCTGCGTTTTCCAGCTTGTCACGGTCGGTTTGGGGTTCTGGTCGCTCACGCGTACCCACGACGACGTGAACGATCTGTCTAACATCGCCTTGAAGCAGGTGGACGCGGTCAACGAAACGACCCAGCATCTGATGGACGCGCGCATCAATCTCTCGCGCGCCGGCACGCGCATGGTGCGGGGCGGCTCCGAGCCGACCGACATCGTGCAGCACGCCCGCGAACAGTTGACGGCCGCCGACCAGTCGTTCGCGGCCTTCATGAGCGCCCCCAAGACCGGCGACGAGAACGGCGCCCGTGCCGCGGCCCTCGCCGAGCGCTACAAGAAGCTACACGACGCGCTCGCGGAGCTGGTGCAGTTTCTCGACGCGAACAACATTCAGGCCTTTCTCGACCAGCCGACCCAGTCGTTCCAGGACGCCTACCTCGGCGAGTCGCATAACTTCGTGCAGTTCGGCAACGCGGCGAGCCGCGCATCGCTCGATTCGATCGATACGCGCATGGCCACGTTTCGCGCCGTCAGCATCGTGATCCTGCTGGCGCTGGTGGCCGGCACGTTCGCCGTCTATGCGGCGCTGCGCCGGGGCGTGGTGGCGCCGCTGGAAGAAGCGGGCCGACACTTCGACCGTATCGCGCAAGGCCGCCTCGACCAGCCGATCGCCGCGCGCGGCACCAATGAGATCGGCCGGCTGTTCTCGGGCCTCGCGAAAATGCAGGCGAGCGTCGCGCGTACCGTGCAAACCGTGCGCGAATCCGCGGACTCGATCCACCTCGGCGCCGACGAAATCGCGACCGGCAACGCCGACTTGTCGGCGCGCACGGAAAGCCAGGCGGCGTCGCTGGAAGAAACCGCGTCGAGCATGGAGGAATTGACCGCCACCGTGCGTCAGAACGCCGAGCACGCCCGGGAGGCCAATGCGCTCGCCGAAACCGCGCTTGAGGCGACCTCGCGCGGCAGCGAAGTGGTCAACGAGGTGGTCGACAAGATGCGCGGCATCGCGCAGAGCTCGGACAAGATCGCCGAGATCATTTCGGTGATCGACGGCATCGCGTTCCAGACCAATATTCTCGCGCTCAACGCGGCCGTGGAAGCGGCCCGCGCCGGCGAGCAGGGGCGCGGCTTCGCCGTGGTGGCGGGCGAGGTGCGCGGCCTCGCGCAGCGCAGCGCGCAATCGGCGAAGGAAATCAAAACGCTGATCAGCGAATCGGTCGCCGAGATTCAGGGCGGTTCGGCGCTGGTCGAGCATGCCGGGGAAGCGATGAGCAACGTGTCCGCCTCGATTTCGCGCGTCACGCAGATGATGGCGGAAATCAGCGCGTCGTCGCTCGAGCAGAGCACGGGTATCGAGCAGGTCAACCAGGCGGTGGTGCAGATGGATGAGATGACGCAGCAGAACGCGGCGCTCGTCGAACAGGCCGCAGCAGCGGCGGCTTCGCTGCATCAGCAGACGCAGCAGTTAAAGCAGGCGGTTTCCGTGTTCGAAATTTCGGAATCTGTGTTGCGCACGCAACAATTCGACGAGGCGCGTGGCCCATCAGCCGATTTTTCGTTGTCCGGCATGCGCGCGATTTAG
- a CDS encoding helix-turn-helix domain-containing protein, whose amino-acid sequence MTDDLTRINALANASRLAVMRWLKEPTLHFPYQDHADIETVGVCCTFITDKLGIAPATTTRHMRILADAGLVRAQRIGKFTYYKRIDAELQKLGRDLANL is encoded by the coding sequence ATGACAGACGACCTCACGCGCATCAACGCGCTCGCGAATGCCAGCCGGCTCGCCGTCATGCGCTGGCTGAAGGAGCCGACGCTGCATTTCCCGTATCAGGACCACGCCGATATCGAAACGGTCGGCGTATGCTGCACGTTCATCACCGACAAGCTCGGCATCGCACCCGCCACGACCACGCGCCACATGCGCATCCTCGCCGATGCGGGACTCGTTCGCGCGCAGCGGATCGGCAAATTCACCTATTACAAACGCATCGACGCCGAGTTGCAGAAGCTCGGCCGCGACCTCGCCAATCTGTAG